A stretch of Lactuca sativa cultivar Salinas chromosome 6, Lsat_Salinas_v11, whole genome shotgun sequence DNA encodes these proteins:
- the LOC111880417 gene encoding uncharacterized protein LOC111880417 produces the protein MVNLNMNTMTLYSHLLGSSTKIPMLIPDYYDQRADRMEDYLNGLDEKLWNCIKGSVQPPSNTQNIRSSGSTSVVEEQARRLKNNEKRCMRELRGALPPVSYNYIHGCKTAKEIWNTLKEKYQGNEKTKMNSVKKCLVELKEFRQKENETIEVYYDHLNELIYRCNRYGITRSSMEFNLTFVMALRKEWISVSMMAKN, from the coding sequence ATGGTGAACCtcaacatgaacacgatgacATTGTATTCTCATCTGCTTGGATCATCAACAAAAATTCCAATGTTGATTCCAGATTACTACGATCAACGGGCAGATCGTATGGAAGACTATCTCAATGGATTGGATGAAAAgttatggaattgcatcaaaggaAGTGTTCAACCACCATCGAATACTCAAAATATAAGATCATCTGGATCAACATCTGTAGTAGAAGAACAAGCAAGAAGGCTGAAAAACAATGAGAAGCGTTGTATGAGAGAGCTGAGAGGTGCTTTGCCACCTGTTTCTTACAACTACATCCATGGTTGTAAAACTGCAAAAGAGATCTGGAATACTCTCAAAGAGAAATATCAGGGGAATGAGAAAACGAAAATGAACTCTGTTAAAAAGTGCTTGGTTGAACTGAAAGAATTCAGACAGAAAGAGAATGAAACAATTGAAGTTTATTATGATCATCTGAATGAGTTGATTTATAGGTGTAATCGCTATGGGATTACAAGGTCTTCCATGGAGTTCAATCTTACATTTGTAATGGCACTTCGTAAGGAGTGGATAAGTGTAAGCATGATGGCGAAGAATTAG